The Cohaesibacter intestini genome has a window encoding:
- a CDS encoding M3 family oligoendopeptidase, with protein MTTALLYPSFLHSPLTAAAAEQGSASLEGLPEWNLDDLYKGVDDPALEQDFSQCKEEVAAFAADYQGKLAALLADKGGDALGEALQRYEKIQDRMGRLISFAGLTYTGNTVDPVRAKFYGDVQERITTISTQLLFFELELNRIEDAVLDQVVAESALLGHYKPWLDDLRKEKPYQLEDQLEKLFYEKSVTGAMAWNRLFDETMAGLRFSVELADGTKELAIEQTLNLLTDADEAKRKAASDALAKTFKANLSTFSLISNVLAKDKSISDSWRGFEDVADSRHLANRVEREVVDALVDAVQEAYPRLSHRYYALKAKWFGKDALEHWDRNAPLPAVPTKTIEWPEAKAIVQDAYAGFSPKMAEISGQFFDKNWIDAPVREGKSPGAFAHPTVPSAHPYVLLNYMGKPRDVMTLAHELGHGVHQVLAAGQGALMAPTPLTLAETASVFGEMLTFRSLLAKTKDVAERRAMIAGKVEDMLNTVVRQIAFYLFERKLHSARAEGELTADQICELWMSVQADSLGPSVRLGEGYETFWAYIPHFIHSPFYVYAYAFGDCLVNSLYSVYQDSDESFVQKYFDMLSAGGTKHHSELLAPFGLDAKDPDFWSKGLSVVEALIDELEALEEA; from the coding sequence ATGACCACTGCCCTTCTTTATCCTTCTTTTCTTCATTCACCTTTGACTGCTGCTGCGGCCGAACAGGGAAGTGCCAGCCTTGAGGGGCTGCCAGAATGGAATCTGGACGACCTCTATAAAGGGGTTGATGATCCGGCGCTGGAACAGGATTTTAGCCAGTGCAAGGAAGAGGTGGCAGCATTTGCAGCCGACTATCAGGGCAAGCTGGCGGCTTTGCTGGCGGACAAGGGGGGCGATGCGCTGGGGGAAGCCTTACAGCGCTATGAGAAAATTCAGGACCGGATGGGGCGCCTGATCAGTTTTGCTGGCCTCACTTATACCGGCAACACCGTCGATCCGGTGCGGGCGAAGTTTTACGGCGATGTGCAGGAGCGGATCACAACGATCTCAACCCAATTGCTGTTTTTCGAACTGGAGCTGAACCGCATCGAAGACGCGGTTCTGGATCAGGTTGTGGCAGAAAGTGCCTTGCTTGGCCACTACAAGCCGTGGCTGGATGATCTGCGCAAGGAAAAGCCGTACCAGCTGGAAGATCAGTTGGAGAAACTGTTCTATGAGAAGTCGGTCACCGGTGCGATGGCGTGGAATCGTCTGTTTGACGAAACCATGGCAGGCTTGCGCTTCTCGGTCGAGTTGGCCGACGGCACAAAAGAGCTGGCCATCGAGCAAACGCTCAATCTGTTGACCGATGCGGACGAAGCCAAACGCAAAGCGGCGTCCGATGCACTGGCCAAGACCTTCAAGGCCAATCTGTCGACCTTCTCGCTGATTTCCAACGTGCTGGCCAAGGACAAGAGCATTTCTGACAGTTGGCGCGGCTTTGAGGATGTGGCTGACAGCCGCCATCTTGCCAATCGGGTCGAGCGCGAAGTTGTGGACGCTCTGGTGGATGCCGTGCAGGAGGCTTATCCGCGCCTGTCGCATCGTTATTATGCGCTGAAGGCCAAGTGGTTTGGCAAGGATGCTCTTGAGCATTGGGACCGCAATGCGCCGCTGCCTGCCGTGCCAACCAAGACGATCGAATGGCCGGAAGCCAAGGCCATCGTTCAGGATGCCTATGCGGGCTTTTCGCCGAAAATGGCAGAGATTTCCGGTCAGTTCTTTGACAAAAACTGGATCGACGCTCCGGTACGCGAAGGCAAGTCGCCGGGGGCCTTTGCCCATCCGACCGTTCCGAGCGCACACCCCTATGTTCTGCTCAATTATATGGGCAAGCCACGCGACGTGATGACACTGGCCCACGAGCTGGGCCATGGGGTGCATCAGGTGCTGGCTGCCGGGCAGGGTGCCTTGATGGCACCAACGCCGTTGACCTTGGCCGAGACGGCCAGCGTGTTTGGTGAAATGCTGACCTTCCGCTCCTTGCTGGCCAAGACCAAGGATGTGGCCGAACGTCGGGCCATGATTGCCGGCAAGGTCGAGGATATGCTCAACACGGTGGTGCGCCAGATTGCCTTTTATCTGTTCGAGCGCAAGCTGCATTCGGCCCGCGCTGAAGGAGAATTGACCGCTGACCAGATCTGCGAACTCTGGATGAGCGTACAAGCAGACAGCTTGGGGCCATCGGTGCGGCTGGGTGAGGGATATGAGACCTTCTGGGCCTATATTCCGCATTTCATCCATTCCCCCTTCTATGTCTATGCCTATGCCTTCGGGGATTGTCTGGTCAACTCGCTCTATTCTGTCTATCAGGATAGCGACGAGAGCTTTGTCCAGAAATATTTCGACATGCTGAGCGCAGGCGGCACCAAGCACCATTCAGAATTGCTCGCACCATTCGGGCTTGATGCAAAGGATCCGGACTTCTGGTCAAAAGGCCTCTCGGTTGTCGAGGCGCTGATTGACGAGCTGGAAGCTCTGGAAGAGGCCTGA